The genomic stretch acatatatatgtaACTCCTCGTTTCATGTATATTTTACCTATAAAATTAAAGAGATAAATAAAATGAGTAAATATATAACAATATTATATTTTtggatataatatatatatatatatgtataatagtctatgtttgatatatatatttatatatatatatatatatatgtgtgtgattatatatatatattagaaaaatatgtgtatatatatcttataaatgtatttaaatatttatttagaaTATTTTTGTGTCGTATACTGAAGAGTAAAGTGTAAATACATATCCGTAACTGTTCAGAATTCGTGTTCTATCGTGAAAAGGCACATATtcatttatattatattttttattgatATTTTCCGTGTAGTATATTAAATTATCAGCTTTAATCTTAATCTTATTAAAAAAATTGGGGATgtattcaatttaaattttaaaaaatttataacaattcattaattttgaataattgttGCTGATTTTAATTGTACGCGAATTTTAACAGAATTTGTTAAATAAATAACGTAAAGTCTTGCAGATTTCAGTGATAATTTCTATAAATCCATTAAAAATAGGCACAgtagaattttcaaaattcataaaaaatcatttaaaatcccaagtcttttaattttaaaaagttGGCACTGAATCTAATCTTTTGTTGTCCACATGACCAAAAGACACGCAGTACTCTCATAATCTACTACGAAAGAAACAGAACTAAACCATCCAGCACTCTCACATTCTACTATGAAAGAAAGACGTGTATCATTTTATAAGCAATCACAGATATGGAAATAGTGGGGGGTTTTATCTGCTGATCAATTTATATTTCACCAAATAAATATTCGTTCAATTATTTAAATTTCGGCAATAAGTTACCGAATTTAAGTACATGAAAAACAACATAGATTCACAACTATCAAAGCAACAGCAGCATAGAATTGTTCACACAAGTGCTCCAAACACAAGTGCTCCAAATTTCCAAGACTTCTAGCAGTAGAACATGACCCTTTTCACATTTTCTTTAAGAGCGGGCAAGGGCCTAACAGCTGCATTTGCATTTGCAGCTCTAGTGCTTCTTCCAACCCCCATTCCTCCCCGGCCACCAGCAGCACCACTCACCATTGACTCACTATCGGATGTCTCAGGTTCCATATAAAAGCGAGCTCGGAATGCTGCCAAGTGCGCATAATATGCTGGTGGCACTGTAACACACAACATTCAAGACTTAATACAACAGGTTGCCTGAATCAGATAAAACATGTTTAAATGGAAATAGTGATTCTATTACTCACCTATTGAAACAGATCTTGTGCACCTGGCATATCTGCAAATCAACAAACATATGTTTTAATCAAAGCCCATAAGATACAGTGACTTCAGGTATCAATTTCTCGTACCACTCATGTGCAAACTGTAACAAAAGTGAACTTACGTGTAACATAGATTGTTGGTGAGGGACTGCAATCCATCTGCTGAGAACTTGTTCTCATCCCAAAGAACGTGATAATGTGCTGGACGGCTAGTTCCCTGTTTGCACAACAAAATACATAAGACAGAGTCCCTAGTTCTCAATTTTTCCTATACCGCTTAAGGAATCAACAGGTAATAACTTACTTGGATGCCGGCATGGCTGCAGAGATAGAAGTCGAACTCAGTGGGATGACATATTTTGGAATCCACAACAGTACCTGCGATTTTATGGGGAGAAACAAGTAATGTAATGATACTATGTATAACGAGCTAATAACAGTGTAGGAGGAACAAAGGAATACCAGGCAAAATATTTCCACTTCTATCTACTGAATTACGGTCACGATGATTGTTGGCAAACAACCTAGTATGATGGCGCTTCTGAACTACAACAAATGTAACCGGAGGCTGATAATTTGGCTCCAATGAAGCACAGGCCTGTTTTCCCGTGAAAAATGCAGAAGTAACATTAGCTTGGACATCATAACTCACAAATCACGAACAGTTAAAATCAAAACATATAAAAGTAAAAATTATAACAATTAAAGACAAGGACAGCCAAAATTTAGGTGTAACAGAAAACACCACCTTGCGAATTGCATCAAGTTCATAGAGAAGAACTTGATAAAACTGCCCCTCACTAACACCATCCCTGCAGGTTGCTCGCGATTAGGACAAAATAATCACAAGCACCATGAAAGGGCACCAATTACTGATAtagttaataataataattaccTGTAAAATATAATACGCTGGGGTTTCTGTCCAGTCGATCTGCGGAATGATATAAGGAGTTCCCTATAACACAGTAACGTAACTGATATTATAAACAGCTTGATATTAAAAACACAAAGAAATAAACCGCACATTGATCTGATACTTCGTACTTTTTTCAATCAAGTTAAAGGGTGGGAAATGAACATACTTGATCATGCCACCTGACACAGTCCCTCTGTTAGGATCCTGCCAGCTCTTGTACAGATCCTGGATAAGCTCTTGCCTATGTGCTTGGGCACAGACCAAGCCAGCATACTTTGTTATCTCTGGCCAGTCTTGGGAAGCAACAACCTGAATTTAAGGAAACATATCTTGCATCAAATTTaagtaataaaataattaaagacATCAAAATATACATATTCCGGTCAAATAGAGGCAATAATACATATTAAAAGTGAAAATATTTAAACCAAGCATGTCAGAAGTAGTCctttaaaattttatatcataCTGCTGCAATCGAGGGGCTAGAATCTTCTCCAGGATGAGGATGGGTTACATCAGCACCAAAAATTATTGTTGGGCGGTCACTGACAAGTGGAATGCGCCTTGATAATGCATCAACAAGAACAGTATTTCTTCCTCCAACTTTAACGTTAATCTTCAAGGCCACATTCGCCAGGTATTGCTTGCTCATTTTGAAAACATGTTTCGTCAAGCAACACTGTGAAACTATTCCAAGGTCTGTCTCGCAAATTCTCTTCAAATCACCTTCACGAGTAGTCAAAAGCAACAATCAATGAGACAGATACCATCATGCAGAAGCGTGCGTTCAAGCACAACCGCGGACACAAAATCACACAGTAGATATAATCTTAGAACTAGGCCATGGAAAATATAATATCAGAATATTGCAAATGGATTCCATACCATATAGTGAGCCATTATTATCTGGAAGAATAACAATTAATAGGTCAAGCTCCTTCTTGAGTTTCTGCACATCCTGAAAACGTGTTTTTAACACTCTCTCAACCTGCTCAGAACGTGCACCAGCAACTGGAAGCACAGGATTAGGATTGAACCGCTACACAGAAAAAATTGTTTATAATCAGTTAAAGACAATATGTGGAACATATCAAAGCAAATAAAAGTCATGTAATACCATTCCCGATATGGTGCACATCTGTGCGAGTTCTGAGCAAAACCCAGTAGCCAAATTATCTTGAACATTACGTGCGAAGTTCACACACATCCAATTATTTACAATTCCCCCATCGACCATTTTCTGAAACAAATATTAATAAATTAGAACACAACATATATGGTTGCCAGGTCAAGTTTTATCATACATGATTGCAAATGCAAATATCCTAACTTCAGCGAAACCAATTCAAGCAATGAAATGGATTATGCTTTTATTCTTCAAGAAAAAAGGATAACAATTTCAATTACAGAATGTCAATTAAGTAGCAGTACTTGATCTCactattattttataaatataaaactTGCCTTGTTCATCATATTCCACTGGCCAACTTCGGGTAGACATCGCGTCTCACGTCCAGTTTCGTGGTATTTTAGCTGGCACAAGAAATCACGAGCCATTCACAAAATCAAGCAAAAGGAATTTGCTTTTGAAATATGACTACAATAAACGAATAAATAAGATATAAATTAAGTCAATACCCATGGCGGAGAGAGAATTCTTGCTTCTACCGAGGCTAGCTTATCACTAATTTTGATTCCAAACTCCTTAGCATAGGGATCATCAGCGTATGCATTATGTTGAACAGTCTGAGTAACAGGCACAGCAGATGAGTACACAATAGAGTGAGTGTCAAGTCACatgcatatatgtatataatatatatatataatatgaaCAATACACGTCAACTGCTGCAGGAAAATTATAgcaaaaaagaataaaaatacaGCAAGCAAAAGAGTACAAGAAAGCTCCCAAACATAAGAATATGAGTGCAAAACACAAAAGAACTGCTGTAGGAACTAACCCGGAGAATATCGGACTCCCTATCACTTGGACGCTGACAAGTAACTTTGAGCAATGCAGTGATTTGTCTCTCATTCAACCTTTTTGAATACCTTTGACCCTCTACAATTTTGCAGACCTGAACCAATAATTACATGAGTACCCCTCTAGCTTCGAAACATTGAAAGCGGAGAGCAAAAAGAACAAACCTCCATGGGCAGATAATTTGGCCTTTGCTGGTTACCGACTTGTAAGCAAGGCAATTGAGTTTGTTTTAAGACAACGTCATAAGTTTCGCGAAAATACTCAACCACAGCCTTCATTGTACCTCTTTCATCAACTGGGAAACTGAATTGTAGATAAAGGAGTACCAAATCATTCAAGACGAACACCAGGCCGGTAAATATTTCTAAAGTTAAAATTAAAGCGACTCATACGTGAGCTCCCTTGTTGCCTGTGATGTTAAACCAGAGATGCGATACTTCCTGCGCATCGTTCCACGGTGTAAAACTTCAACCTTCACTCCCCTCAAGGCCTTTTTGATCTGGCATGCGATGTGCAGCAAGAATTAAGATCAATACCATCAACAAAAAAATGAACTAAAGAAGGCTGACTGTGATATAGTGCAAACCAAGTGATAGAAATGGAGAAAATATCATCAACAAAAGTAAATACTTGAAGAAAAGGATATTTCAGTCCAAGGTAAAATATCATTCATATAAAGGGAGAAATAATTAAACTTCATAAGAATACTTGAAGTTTTGTAGTGCGACAGAAATGGAAAGAAGATTCACAAAACCACGTATAGGATAACAATCTCCTTTTGCTTAAGCCAAACTAGAAGCCCAGTGCACAAAAATATCAAAGCACCAATATGCATCACAACTTCAAGGTTCCGCTATACAACATTCCACAGTTGGGAGCACAAAAATAAATGACACATAACACCACCGATGACAACCAATGAAGGATCTATTTAAAACGGAGTGTATATACTTTTAACTATCACTGAACAGGACCTGAATATATTATCTCAACGGTCAATAAAGCATAATGTAGAAAGTCAATTACAAAAGAGAAAATAAACCTTTACGCGATCAGCATCTGACAGTGGCCTGGCCGAGACATCCCTGTTCAACAGCTGCGAGGCAAATTCTATGACAGGAAGAGGCTCAATGAATGCAGTGGAGGACATATCTACATCATAGAAGTCAGCTGTCTTTATCAATAAAAAGGGGCTTTAAACAAAAAGAATGTATGAGTATTAGTCACAAATGATCATTTCAATGATACAATAAAAACAATCCAAACAAAAAACAGAACTAAAATAAAGGAAAGAGAACGCAGACCAATGTTAAGCGACAATCCCATCTGTGTAGGGCGTATACTTTGATAAAAGCCTCTCCAGCTTTCCAACCCTTCACCCAATGGCTGCCTTCGTCCAATATCAGGAGAATAAAACGAGCGCCCCACAGGAGAATACCTGTTACATGACAGACACAAACTTATTATAAATAGGTGTATATTGTGTCTATATAAATACACACCTGACTCAATAAGAAGACGGATGAGTAATGACGTGAACGTTATATAGCCTTCACCTAGCAGTAGGCAGTTCCCTCAGAACAATGTCCAACACCTGCAAAGCTTCTTGAGGTGCATCAGCCTGACTTCCCTTTAGAAACATTTCCAGGTGGTGTAAGTCAGCACGTGAAGCTAATTTGATTACAACTTTAAAATCCCTTTCCCTTCTGCATATAAGACAGCCAATTCACATTGTTAAAAAATGCTTGCTTGAACATTCTGGAAGTTAAAACTAACAAATTGTTACAACAATGTTTACTTGAACATTCAGGAAGCTAAAACAAACATACAAAATATACCTTGCAGTACCAGATCCATCATCTTCATCAGTCAGAACAATTTTGAATTCTTTGTTGACAAACGGAAGAG from Apium graveolens cultivar Ventura unplaced genomic scaffold, ASM990537v1 ctg8923, whole genome shotgun sequence encodes the following:
- the LOC141705489 gene encoding protein argonaute 1-like, whose amino-acid sequence is MVRKRRTDPSGGGESSETQDSGAGQGAPRRPPQQPQQQQGRGAPQLYPQQQQGQGGRSVHPQQQGQGGRGFALQQQGAGGRGFPPQQQGGGYQGRGGYDGGRGGPRGGGMAPQQYLSESTNQQQGRGAQQQQIRGPLPQHRGGGVAGGGRGGFVPTAGARAPVPELHQASQAPPQAGVLTHPMPHVILDEVIQSEGSSSVEAAESSSSRLAQELQQVSLKSEFSSIEAAQPNPVSSKALRFPLRPGRGSTGSRIVVKANHFFAELPDKDLHQYDVTISPEVSSRGVNRAVMEQLVKLYRESHLGKRLPAYDGRKSLYTAGPLPFVNKEFKIVLTDEDDGSGTARRERDFKVVIKLASRADLHHLEMFLKGSQADAPQEALQVLDIVLRELPTARYSPVGRSFYSPDIGRRQPLGEGLESWRGFYQSIRPTQMGLSLNIDMSSTAFIEPLPVIEFASQLLNRDVSARPLSDADRVKIKKALRGVKVEVLHRGTMRRKYRISGLTSQATRELTFPVDERGTMKAVVEYFRETYDVVLKQTQLPCLQVGNQQRPNYLPMEVCKIVEGQRYSKRLNERQITALLKVTCQRPSDRESDILRTVQHNAYADDPYAKEFGIKISDKLASVEARILSPPWLKYHETGRETRCLPEVGQWNMMNKKMVDGGIVNNWMCVNFARNVQDNLATGFCSELAQMCTISGMRFNPNPVLPVAGARSEQVERVLKTRFQDVQKLKKELDLLIVILPDNNGSLYGDLKRICETDLGIVSQCCLTKHVFKMSKQYLANVALKINVKVGGRNTVLVDALSRRIPLVSDRPTIIFGADVTHPHPGEDSSPSIAAVVASQDWPEITKYAGLVCAQAHRQELIQDLYKSWQDPNRGTVSGGMIKELLISFRRSTGQKPQRIIFYRDGVSEGQFYQVLLYELDAIRKACASLEPNYQPPVTFVVVQKRHHTRLFANNHRDRNSVDRSGNILPGTVVDSKICHPTEFDFYLCSHAGIQGTSRPAHYHVLWDENKFSADGLQSLTNNLCYTYARCTRSVSIVPPAYYAHLAAFRARFYMEPETSDSESMVSGAAGGRGGMGVGRSTRAANANAAVRPLPALKENVKRVMFYC